CGAGATGACCATGGCGATGAACACGCCGGCGATGGTCGCGGTATGCGACACCTTGCGGCCGACCACGTTCCCGAAGAACTTGGTGCCGAGCAGGCCGGCGATCGCCGAGCCCGCGAGCGGTGCGAGTGGCACCGCCAGCAAGAGGTTAGGGTTAATTGGCCCCGTCATTTTCTATAGCCTTATGTCTTGTTTATCGAGGAGTTCACAGAACAAACCGATTAGCCCTTCAGGCTGTCGAGGTCTTCCACGTTGATCGTGTCCAGGTTACGGAACAGGACCACCAGGATCGCCAGGCCGATCGCCGATTCGGCGGCCGCGACAGTCAGGATGAAGAACACGAAGATCTGCCCTGCCGCGTCTCCCAGATAATGCGAGAAGGCGACGAAGTTCAGGTTCACTGCCAGCAGCATCAGTTCGATGGCCATCAGCAGGATGATGATGTTCTTCCGGTTCAGGAAAATACCGACCACCGAGATCGCGAACAGGATCGCGCCCAGGATCAGGTAATGAGCGAGCGACAGAGTCATGGAGCCTCCTTGTTGGCTTCTGCGGCGGCCACTGCGGCTGCATCGATCGCCTTCTGGTTCACCGCCTGCATCTTCACGATGCGCAGGCGGTCGTTACGCTTGACGCGGACGGCGAGGCCCGGGTCGATGGCTTTGGAGTCCTTGCGCTTGCGCAGGGTCAGCGCCACGGCTGCGATGATCGCCACCAGCAGGATCAGGCCGGCGATTTCGAAGCCATAGATGTACTGGGTGTAGATCAGGCGGCCCAGTTCGCGGGTGCCGCCGATGTGGCCGACGGCCGCTTCGGCCGGCGCTTCCGCGGCGCCGAGGAAGCCGCGCCACAGGACCGCGGCCATCTCGACCACGATCAGGGCGCCGATCGCCGAAGCGACCGGCAGGTAGCCCCAGAAGCCTTCGCGCATGCGGTCGACGTTAATGTCGAGCATCATCACGACGAACAGGAACAGCACCATGACGGCGCCGACATAGACCAGCACCAGCACGATGGCGAGGAACTCGGCCTTCAGCAGCATCCAGATGCCGGCGGCGTTGAAGAACGCGAGCACCAGGAACAGCGCGGCGTGAACCGGGTTCTTGGCGGTAATGACGCGCAACCCGGCGATGATCATGATCGCCGAGAACACGTAGAACAGAACAGTTGTGAATTCCATGACTTACGCAGGAGCCCTCTTGTTATTAGCGCGATTAGCGGTATTTGGCATCGGCGGCACGTGCGGCGGCGATGTCGTTCTCGTAGCGGTCGCCCACGGCCAGGAGCATTTCCTTGGTGTAGTACAAGTCGCCACGCTTTTCGCCGTGGTATTCCAGCACCTGGGTCTCGACGATCGAATCAACCGGGCACGATTCTTCGCAGAAGCCGCAGAAGATGCACTTGGTCAGGTCGATGTCGTAGCGCGTGGTGCGGCGGGTGCCGTCCTCGCGCTGCGCCGATTCGATCGTGATCGCCATTGCCGGGCACACCGCTTCGCACAGCTTGCAGGCGATGCAGCGCTCTTCCCCGTTGGGGTAGCGGCGCAGCGCATGCAGGCCGCGGAAACGCGGCGAGATCGGGGTCTTTTCTTCCGGGTACTGCACGGTGATCTTGCGCGACAGCGCATACTTACCGGTCAGCGCCAGGCCCTTGAATAGCTCGGTCAGCATCAGGCTGCCGAAGAAATCTTTTACTCGAGTCATTTCTGCGCTTCCTTACTTCCAAATGTTCCACGAGGTCTGCATCACGCCGGCGACCAGGACCAGCCATACCAGCGTCAGCGGGATGAACACTTTCCAGCCCAGGCGCATGATCTGGTCATAGCGGTAACGCGGGAAGGTGGCGCGGACCCAGATCATCATCGACACGACCAGGAAGGCTTTCAGGGCCAGCCAGAAGAAGCCGCCGAAGGCGCCGCCGATTTCGAGGAACGAGAACGGGGCCTGCCAGCCGCCGAGGAACATCACCGCGGTCAGGGTCGACACCAGGATCATGTTGGCGTATTCGGCCAGCATGAACATCGCGTACGACATGCCCGAGTACTCGACCATGTGGCCGGCCACGATTTCCGATTCGCCTTCCACCACGTCGAACGGGTGGCGGTTGCACTCCGCCAGGCCGGAGATGAAGTAGATCACGCACAGCGGCAGCAGCGGCAGCCAGTTCCACGACAGGAAATTCAGGCCGTGGGAGGCCATCGAACCGACCGCCTGCTTGGCGACGATGTCCGAGAAGTTCAGGCTGCCCGACACCATCAGGATCACGACCATCACGAAGCCCATCGGGATCTCGTAGGAGATCATCTGGGCCGAGGCGCGCATCGCGCCCATGAAGGAGTACTTCGAGTTGGCCGACCAGCCGGCGATGATGATGCCGTACACCTCCATCGAGGTGATCGCCAGCAGCAGCAGCAGGCCGGCGTTGACGTTCGCCAGCGCGGTTTCCGGACCGAAGGGGATGACCGACCATGCGGCCAGGGCCGGCATGATGGTCATGATCGGGCCGATCACGAACAGCGGTGCGCTGGCCTTGGCCGGGATCACGATTTCCTTCAGCAGCAGCTTGACGCCGTCGGCGAGCGGCTGCAGCAGGCCGATCGGGCCCACGCGGTTCGGGCCGACGCGGATCTGGATCCAGCCGATCAGCTTGCGCTCCCACAGGGTCAGGTAAGCCACCAGGCCCATCAGCGGAGCGACGATCACGATGATCTTGATCAGCGTCCAGACGAGAGACCAGGCGGTCGCACCCAGCACGTTCGCGC
This window of the Massilia sp. WG5 genome carries:
- the nuoK gene encoding NADH-quinone oxidoreductase subunit NuoK, which translates into the protein MTLSLAHYLILGAILFAISVVGIFLNRKNIIILLMAIELMLLAVNLNFVAFSHYLGDAAGQIFVFFILTVAAAESAIGLAILVVLFRNLDTINVEDLDSLKG
- a CDS encoding NADH-quinone oxidoreductase subunit J, giving the protein MEFTTVLFYVFSAIMIIAGLRVITAKNPVHAALFLVLAFFNAAGIWMLLKAEFLAIVLVLVYVGAVMVLFLFVVMMLDINVDRMREGFWGYLPVASAIGALIVVEMAAVLWRGFLGAAEAPAEAAVGHIGGTRELGRLIYTQYIYGFEIAGLILLVAIIAAVALTLRKRKDSKAIDPGLAVRVKRNDRLRIVKMQAVNQKAIDAAAVAAAEANKEAP
- the nuoI gene encoding NADH-quinone oxidoreductase subunit NuoI; translated protein: MTRVKDFFGSLMLTELFKGLALTGKYALSRKITVQYPEEKTPISPRFRGLHALRRYPNGEERCIACKLCEAVCPAMAITIESAQREDGTRRTTRYDIDLTKCIFCGFCEESCPVDSIVETQVLEYHGEKRGDLYYTKEMLLAVGDRYENDIAAARAADAKYR
- the nuoH gene encoding NADH-quinone oxidoreductase subunit NuoH, with the translated sequence MSMPDVINSFNAGGANVLGATAWSLVWTLIKIIVIVAPLMGLVAYLTLWERKLIGWIQIRVGPNRVGPIGLLQPLADGVKLLLKEIVIPAKASAPLFVIGPIMTIMPALAAWSVIPFGPETALANVNAGLLLLLAITSMEVYGIIIAGWSANSKYSFMGAMRASAQMISYEIPMGFVMVVILMVSGSLNFSDIVAKQAVGSMASHGLNFLSWNWLPLLPLCVIYFISGLAECNRHPFDVVEGESEIVAGHMVEYSGMSYAMFMLAEYANMILVSTLTAVMFLGGWQAPFSFLEIGGAFGGFFWLALKAFLVVSMMIWVRATFPRYRYDQIMRLGWKVFIPLTLVWLVLVAGVMQTSWNIWK